CATAGCATTTGTCGCTGGTGACGATGACGATGGCCTCGACGCAATCCAATTCACGGACGGTTTCAAGCAGGTGAACCGTTCCCATGACATTGGTCGCATAGGTCTCGACAGGGTCGCGATAAGACTGATGCACGAGCGATTGCGCCGCCATGTGAAAGATGATTTGGGGCTTGGCCGAGGCGAGCGCCGCGCGGACGGCATTAAGATCGCGGATGTCGATATATGGCGCCGCCTCTTCGCCGAAAACGAGTTTGAACAAACTCGGTTCGGTGTGCGGCGCGAGCGAAAGTCCGCTAACCTCCGCGCCGAGCCTTTTCAGCCAGAATGTCAGCCAGCTGCCCTTGAAACCGGTGTGGCCGGTGATCAGAACTTTACGGCCGTTCCAGAAGGCTCGCGCCGGATTCACCAAACCTTCCACGGCGCCCGACCTTCCTTCCAAAGCTCTTCCAGATGTCGCTTGTCGCGCAATGTGTCCATGGCCTGCCAGAAGCCATCGTGCTGATAGGCGAAAAGCGCGCCGTCGCGCGCCAAGCGCTCCAATGGGCCTTGCTCCCAGACGGTCTGATCGTTTTCGATATAGTCGATGACTTTCGGCGAAAGAACGAAAAAGCCGCCATTGATCGCGGCGCCGTCGCCGGCCGGCTTTTCACGAAAGCTTTCCACGCGTCTATCGGCAAGTTCGAGCGCGCCGAAACGGCCGGGAGGTATGACGGCGGTGACGCTCGCCAATTGGCCATGCGCCTTATGGAAAGCGAGCAGCTTGTCGAGATTGATGTCGGCAACACCGTCGCCATAGGTCATGAAGAAATCATCGTCGCCGAGATAATCGCGTACGCGCTTCAGGCGGCCTCCGGTCATCGTCAGATCGCCCGTATCGACGAGCGTGACGCGCCAATCTTCCGCGCTGCTGCGATGATATTCGATCGTGCCCTTTCCGACATCCACCGTCACATCGCTTAGATGCAGGCGGTAATTCAGAAAATATTCCTTGATGATATAACCTTTGTAGCCGAGGCAGATGACAAAATCCTTGACTCCATAGGCCGAGAATATCTGCATGATGTGCCATAGGATCGGCCGCCCCCCGATCTCCACCATGGGCTTGGGGCGGATCGCAGTTTCCTCGGAGAGGCGGGTGCCGAGCCCGCCGGCCAAGATCACAGCCTTCATTACCGGAATTCCATTTCTTGACAGCAGGAAATGCTCTTTGAACGGGTGTGCTCGCGTCAGGCCTGCTATCTCGCAGCGATGGCTTATGGGCCAAGTATTTTTCGGTCAAGATGCGTCCAGAGCAGTACAGATCTATAGCCTAACTTATATTACTTTACTGTATCAAAAAGGCTTTTGTATCACAATAAAACCCATAATATTAAGGGGTCAAACCGAACAAAAGGACTGAACGGCGAGCTTATAGTCGATCTACGGCCAGTAGTTCGGTCCAACATTGCCGGAGACTTCCGTCGATGCGGCGTTCGTCCGGATAATAAGCCGAAAGGTTCGCCTGTGGCCGGCACGACCGCCGGCACTGTGATAGAGGATCTGCAAAGTCGGACGGCATTGAATGAGTGGATAGGATTCCCGATTGCGCGGAGTATGACATCTGGTGTGTTATATCCAACGCCTCGGTGCAAAACCCAGGGGTTATCGGTCTTGCAAGACGACTACCTAATCTCACCGTACGGCATGCTGAAAGCGCAATGGCGCGTACTCGTCGCTCTCATGTTGCGCGATCTCAAGACCCGCTTCTTCGGCACCGAATGGGGATTTTTGCTCGCCATCGGCTGGCCCTTGAGTCATATCCTTATTCTTCTCGTCATCAATTCGCAATTAGGCCGTGCGGCACCTTACGGCGATAGCGCGGCGCTCTGGTTTGCCACGGGCATTATTCCTTTCATGGCTTTCAATTATATGTCCCGCTTCATCATGATGGGCATTTTGCTCAACAAGCCCCTGCTTCTTTTTCCAACAGTGAAGATCACGGACATTCTCTTTGCCCGCGCTATTGTCGAAGTGCTGAGCGCCGGACTCGTCATTCTCATCGTCCTCGTAATTTTCTGGGCGTTGGGGATCGATTTCATGCCAATCGATATCGTGCAGGCGAGCTTCGCGCTTCTCGCGAT
The Methyloferula stellata AR4 DNA segment above includes these coding regions:
- the rfbF gene encoding glucose-1-phosphate cytidylyltransferase translates to MKAVILAGGLGTRLSEETAIRPKPMVEIGGRPILWHIMQIFSAYGVKDFVICLGYKGYIIKEYFLNYRLHLSDVTVDVGKGTIEYHRSSAEDWRVTLVDTGDLTMTGGRLKRVRDYLGDDDFFMTYGDGVADINLDKLLAFHKAHGQLASVTAVIPPGRFGALELADRRVESFREKPAGDGAAINGGFFVLSPKVIDYIENDQTVWEQGPLERLARDGALFAYQHDGFWQAMDTLRDKRHLEELWKEGRAPWKVW
- a CDS encoding ABC transporter permease; the protein is MQDDYLISPYGMLKAQWRVLVALMLRDLKTRFFGTEWGFLLAIGWPLSHILILLVINSQLGRAAPYGDSAALWFATGIIPFMAFNYMSRFIMMGILLNKPLLLFPTVKITDILFARAIVEVLSAGLVILIVLVIFWALGIDFMPIDIVQASFALLAMMLLGLGFGVINAIIAAALPFWMTGYALCMIVFWMSSGILFVPEALPAFAREWLAYLPYLQGVEWMRSAYYEGYGASILDKTYLLSWGVATLFTGLALERLVRGRMLQ